A region from the Leptotrichia sp. OH3620_COT-345 genome encodes:
- a CDS encoding chromate transporter translates to MDDISERGEINLETLWVLFITFFKIGLFSFGGGYAILPLIQKEVVEVHSWITVPEFTDIVAVSQVTPGPISINASTYVGYLVTGNAVGAAVATIGLITPSLIIMTIFSMFFLKFKDNKYISRAFKGLRVVVVGLILSATLLLMDRKNFIDIKSFIIFGITMTVFLKWKINPIIITVIVALMGVLIY, encoded by the coding sequence ATGGATGATATTTCAGAAAGGGGAGAAATAAATTTGGAAACTTTATGGGTATTATTCATTACTTTTTTTAAAATAGGCCTTTTCAGTTTTGGAGGAGGATATGCTATTTTACCTTTAATACAGAAGGAAGTAGTCGAGGTACATAGTTGGATTACAGTTCCTGAGTTTACTGATATTGTGGCGGTTTCACAAGTGACTCCCGGTCCTATATCGATAAATGCTTCTACATATGTAGGTTATCTTGTGACGGGGAATGCGGTCGGAGCTGCAGTCGCAACTATCGGTCTTATAACTCCATCCCTTATAATAATGACAATATTCAGTATGTTTTTTTTGAAATTTAAGGATAATAAATATATAAGCAGAGCTTTTAAAGGCTTGCGGGTGGTAGTCGTAGGGCTTATATTATCTGCGACTTTACTTTTAATGGACAGAAAAAATTTCATTGATATAAAAAGTTTTATAATATTCGGAATAACAATGACGGTATTTTTGAAATGGAAAATAAACCCCATTATTATAACGGTTATAGTTGCTTTGATGGGAGTTCTGATTTACTGA
- a CDS encoding chromate transporter translates to MRIYFELFWIFFKIGAFTLGGGYAMVPLIQNEIVDKKKWIEKEEFISLLALAQSAPGVLAINMAVFAGFKIKKYLGMFVTVLGAVLPAFLVIWLLASLFSNFQDNIYVIKAFKAIRPMVAALIGASVYTIGKQAGINKITVFIVLAIAISVSYFKFPPILIIISGAVAGNVWMIFQKGEK, encoded by the coding sequence ATGAGAATATATTTTGAGCTGTTCTGGATATTTTTTAAAATAGGTGCATTTACTCTTGGTGGAGGTTATGCAATGGTTCCTCTTATCCAAAATGAAATCGTAGATAAGAAAAAGTGGATAGAGAAAGAGGAATTTATAAGTCTGCTTGCATTAGCACAGTCTGCTCCCGGAGTTTTAGCAATAAATATGGCAGTATTTGCAGGGTTTAAAATAAAAAAATATTTAGGAATGTTTGTAACGGTTTTAGGAGCGGTTTTACCTGCTTTTCTGGTAATATGGCTGTTAGCTTCCCTGTTCAGTAATTTTCAGGACAATATCTATGTAATAAAGGCATTTAAAGCAATAAGACCTATGGTAGCTGCCCTTATCGGTGCAAGTGTTTACACTATAGGCAAACAAGCAGGAATAAACAAAATAACTGTATTTATCGTTTTGGCAATTGCTATATCAGTTTCTTATTTTAAATTTCCTCCTATACTTATAATTATTTCAGGAGCAGTAGCAGGTAATGTATGGATGATATTTCAGAAAGGGGAGAAATAA
- a CDS encoding M18 family aminopeptidase, with amino-acid sequence MIHTTKEIKEMQRKFVDMEVKSFAREVIEFIDDSPSTYHVVKNCSVILEENGFERLYPKSKWELKKGGKYYVKRSNSTIIAFTLGGDINLKKGFKIFGSHTDSPCFRIKPRPEMITENIIRLNTEVYGGAILSTWFDRPLSIAGRVIVRSNDLFMPKTVTIKIDKPLMIIPNLAIHQNREVNNGVKIDKQNDTLPILGLINNELEKDNYLLNLILSETDIKKEDILDFDLFVYTLEKGSLLGVNEEFISAPKLDNLVSVYAGLLGLIEAEDVHDQINVFVGFDNEEIGSMTKQGADSNYLMNTLERIMCSLGYGRSEFLQALQCSFLLSADGAHAAHPAHMEKTDPTSRGRINEGLSVKISANQSYTSDGFSIAVLKQIIEGTDIKIQPFVNQSNERGGSTIGPISSTHLDIDAIDLGVPMLAMHSVRELCGIYDVFYLKELGKEFFNKN; translated from the coding sequence ATGATACACACAACTAAAGAAATAAAAGAGATGCAGAGAAAATTTGTAGATATGGAAGTCAAAAGTTTTGCAAGAGAAGTTATTGAATTTATTGATGACAGTCCCAGTACATATCATGTAGTTAAAAATTGTTCGGTTATCTTAGAAGAAAACGGCTTTGAAAGACTATATCCTAAAAGTAAATGGGAATTGAAAAAAGGCGGAAAATATTATGTGAAAAGATCAAATTCAACCATAATAGCATTTACGCTCGGTGGAGATATAAATTTGAAAAAAGGTTTTAAAATATTCGGTTCTCATACCGATTCGCCATGTTTCAGAATTAAGCCCAGACCTGAAATGATAACTGAAAATATAATAAGACTTAATACGGAAGTTTATGGCGGAGCAATATTAAGTACCTGGTTTGACAGACCTTTGTCAATAGCGGGAAGAGTGATTGTTAGAAGTAATGATTTATTTATGCCGAAAACGGTAACGATAAAAATAGACAAACCTTTGATGATAATACCGAATTTAGCAATACATCAGAACAGAGAAGTAAATAATGGAGTAAAAATAGATAAACAGAATGATACATTACCTATACTCGGATTGATAAATAATGAGCTGGAAAAGGATAATTATTTATTAAATTTGATTTTAAGTGAAACAGACATAAAAAAAGAAGATATACTTGATTTTGACTTATTTGTATATACTCTTGAAAAAGGCTCTTTACTTGGAGTAAATGAGGAATTTATTTCTGCACCCAAACTGGATAATCTTGTATCGGTTTATGCGGGATTACTCGGACTTATAGAAGCTGAAGATGTCCACGATCAGATAAATGTTTTCGTAGGATTTGATAATGAGGAAATAGGAAGCATGACAAAACAGGGAGCCGATTCCAATTATCTTATGAATACTCTTGAAAGGATAATGTGTTCTTTAGGTTATGGCAGAAGTGAATTTTTACAGGCTCTCCAATGTTCATTTCTGTTATCGGCGGATGGAGCACATGCAGCTCATCCTGCACACATGGAAAAAACGGATCCTACAAGTAGAGGTAGAATAAATGAGGGATTATCCGTAAAAATAAGTGCCAACCAAAGTTACACTTCTGACGGATTTTCAATAGCGGTATTAAAACAGATAATAGAAGGTACCGACATTAAAATACAGCCTTTTGTAAATCAATCCAACGAAAGAGGCGGGAGTACAATAGGACCTATTTCTTCGACTCATTTGGACATAGATGCTATAGATCTCGGAGTTCCTATGCTTGCCATGCATTCAGTTAGAGAACTGTGCGGGATATATGATGTGTTTTATTTGAAAGAGCTCGGGAAAGAGTTTTTCAATAAAAATTAA
- a CDS encoding carboxypeptidase M32: MENEKMKKVKEVLENNAALKHAITIMHWDLETEAPLLAVDKISKTLGYLIGESYSMVINDEFKNLVYSINTDKLKELDRKIIEELKKEYFEKLEKIPKEEYKKYSELKIISSKKWEEAKIKNDYSIFKSYLGEIIKFNKKIIKYRGYKGHPYNTLLEDYEPGITVKEADEFFGKIKNELSPLIKKIIQKNISDNENEAKEKFKKMIFDIEKQKELSKHALDIINFRFDKGVLKESEHPFTTNVDNKDVRVTTHYYKDNLLSSLYSTIHEGGHGLYEQNVDDVISDTILGTGTSMGIHESQSRIYENMFGRSEEFLSFIYPKLDIMFKLGENGINFNIFYKIANEVQASFIRTEADELTYPIHVLIRYELEKEIFDNLDNETDVDELAKKWQDKYEEYLGIRPETYTEGILQDVHWSDGLFGYFPSYALGSAYAAQIYNAISKKIDINGKMKKGDFTEINNELKEGIHKYGKTRTPEELLVNMTGEPFNPKYYIDYLKEKFSLIYGLK, encoded by the coding sequence ATGGAAAATGAAAAAATGAAAAAAGTAAAAGAAGTATTGGAAAATAATGCGGCATTAAAACATGCAATAACGATTATGCATTGGGACTTGGAAACAGAAGCCCCTCTTTTAGCAGTAGACAAGATATCAAAGACGCTGGGGTATCTTATCGGAGAAAGCTACTCAATGGTAATAAATGATGAATTTAAAAATCTTGTATACAGTATAAATACAGATAAGCTGAAAGAGCTTGACAGAAAAATAATAGAGGAGTTAAAAAAAGAATACTTTGAAAAACTGGAAAAAATACCTAAAGAGGAATATAAAAAGTATTCTGAATTAAAAATAATTTCTTCAAAAAAATGGGAAGAGGCTAAAATTAAAAATGATTACAGTATTTTTAAATCTTATTTGGGAGAAATAATAAAATTTAACAAAAAAATTATAAAATATAGAGGATATAAAGGTCATCCATATAATACTCTCCTTGAAGATTATGAACCCGGAATAACAGTAAAAGAAGCAGACGAATTTTTCGGGAAAATAAAAAATGAGCTGTCCCCTCTTATAAAGAAGATAATACAGAAGAACATTTCTGACAATGAAAATGAAGCAAAAGAAAAATTTAAAAAGATGATTTTCGATATTGAAAAGCAGAAAGAGTTATCGAAACATGCTTTAGATATTATAAATTTCCGTTTTGATAAGGGAGTATTGAAAGAAAGTGAACATCCTTTCACTACTAATGTTGATAATAAAGATGTAAGAGTGACGACTCATTATTACAAAGATAATCTTTTAAGTTCATTGTATTCCACTATACATGAGGGAGGACACGGGTTATATGAGCAAAATGTAGATGATGTAATATCGGATACAATATTGGGAACCGGAACTTCCATGGGAATACATGAATCTCAGTCAAGAATTTATGAAAATATGTTCGGAAGGAGTGAAGAATTTTTAAGCTTTATTTATCCAAAACTGGATATAATGTTCAAATTAGGAGAAAATGGGATAAATTTTAATATTTTTTATAAAATTGCCAATGAAGTGCAGGCGTCATTTATAAGAACTGAAGCTGATGAGTTGACTTACCCTATACATGTTCTTATAAGATATGAACTTGAAAAAGAAATTTTTGATAATCTTGATAATGAAACGGATGTAGATGAGCTTGCAAAAAAATGGCAGGATAAATATGAAGAATATCTCGGAATAAGACCTGAAACTTATACAGAAGGAATTTTACAGGATGTTCACTGGTCGGATGGGCTGTTCGGATATTTCCCGTCTTACGCTTTAGGAAGTGCATATGCTGCCCAGATATATAACGCAATTAGCAAAAAGATTGATATAAACGGAAAAATGAAAAAAGGTGATTTTACAGAAATCAATAATGAATTAAAAGAGGGAATACATAAATACGGAAAAACAAGAACACCTGAAGAATTACTTGTAAATATGACAGGAGAACCTTTCAATCCTAAATATTATATAGATTATTTAAAAGAGAAATTTTCCTTAATATATGGGTTAAAGTAG
- the udk gene encoding uridine kinase, which translates to MEYKTIIVGIAGGTGSGKTSVTKEILEELKKTHINSILLEQDSYYRRNDHLTYEERTKLNYDHPDSIDFDLLEKHILTLKKGKSIEKPIYDFQIHNRINETEHIEPANLIIVEGILILAIAKIRELFDAKIFIDTDDDERLLRRMERDMKERARSFESIKNQYISTVKPMHLEFVEPSKRYADVIIPRGRDNKVGIKMVSSRLKYLFRNLANQSS; encoded by the coding sequence ATGGAGTATAAAACCATAATAGTAGGCATTGCCGGTGGAACCGGTTCAGGTAAAACAAGTGTTACAAAAGAAATTTTGGAAGAATTGAAAAAAACTCATATTAATTCCATATTACTGGAGCAAGATTCATACTATAGGAGAAATGATCATCTTACTTATGAAGAACGAACAAAATTAAATTATGATCATCCTGATTCCATTGATTTTGATTTACTTGAAAAACATATTCTTACGCTTAAAAAAGGAAAATCCATTGAAAAACCTATTTATGATTTTCAGATTCACAATAGAATAAATGAAACAGAACATATAGAACCGGCAAATTTAATCATAGTGGAAGGTATTCTAATTCTTGCCATTGCTAAAATAAGAGAGCTTTTTGACGCAAAAATTTTTATTGATACTGATGATGATGAAAGACTTTTACGTAGAATGGAAAGAGATATGAAAGAACGGGCGAGAAGTTTTGAAAGCATTAAAAACCAATATATTAGTACGGTAAAACCTATGCATCTGGAATTTGTAGAACCTTCAAAAAGATATGCCGATGTTATAATTCCGAGAGGAAGAGATAATAAAGTCGGTATAAAAATGGTTTCAAGCAGACTGAAATACTTATTCAGAAACCTTGCAAATCAGTCCTCTTAA
- a CDS encoding FAD-dependent oxidoreductase: protein MKIVVIGGGAAGMMFSTQYKKSNPEHEVFLFEKSPYVAWAGCPTPYYIADELSLDNVVLGTPEDFIKRGVNVKTKHEVTGIDFKNKTLNISGNEINGIFSYDKLVIAVGGKSFVPDISGYSPELKNVFTLSHAENAIEIKKYITENKGSIKNALIVGAGFIGLESAEAFNKLGLNVTIVEKSGEIFPSVSENLKKEFYNEIKEKGITLKLNTGVSGIISENGKAKSVKISNEETFDFDIALFSIGITPNIGFISDELKTDKGKILVNDKFETNISDVYAIGDCIFNKYYDTDRNLYAPFGDVANKHGILLAKYLSGENIHWKGLLRSYATSFYDIKLAQTGLSYNEALNLGYNAEKIDMKAMYKNSGFEDSVPGLTEIVYDKDKKVILGGTMVGKEAVAQFIDQIAIVITLETPIEKFIDIDFAYSPTNASVWNPLLVTYRKVIK, encoded by the coding sequence ATGAAAATAGTCGTAATTGGCGGCGGAGCTGCGGGAATGATGTTTTCTACTCAGTATAAGAAATCAAATCCCGAACATGAAGTATTCCTTTTTGAAAAATCCCCTTATGTAGCGTGGGCAGGATGTCCCACTCCTTACTATATTGCCGATGAACTGTCTCTGGATAATGTGGTTTTAGGAACTCCTGAAGATTTTATAAAAAGAGGAGTAAATGTAAAAACAAAACACGAAGTTACCGGAATCGACTTTAAAAATAAGACTTTAAACATATCAGGAAATGAAATAAACGGTATTTTCAGTTATGATAAGCTGGTAATAGCTGTAGGAGGAAAATCTTTCGTTCCTGACATATCAGGATATTCTCCTGAACTAAAAAATGTATTTACATTATCTCATGCTGAAAATGCCATAGAAATAAAAAAATACATTACCGAAAATAAAGGCAGCATTAAAAATGCCCTCATAGTAGGAGCCGGCTTTATAGGTTTGGAAAGTGCCGAAGCTTTTAATAAGTTGGGATTGAATGTAACAATAGTAGAAAAATCGGGAGAAATATTTCCATCAGTTTCTGAAAATTTAAAAAAAGAATTTTATAATGAAATTAAGGAAAAAGGAATTACTTTAAAATTAAATACCGGAGTTTCAGGAATTATTTCGGAAAATGGAAAAGCAAAATCAGTAAAAATAAGCAATGAAGAAACATTTGATTTTGACATTGCACTGTTCAGTATAGGAATTACACCCAATATCGGTTTTATTTCCGATGAACTCAAAACAGACAAGGGGAAAATCCTTGTAAATGACAAATTTGAAACAAATATTTCCGATGTATATGCTATAGGCGATTGTATTTTTAATAAATATTATGATACGGACAGAAATTTATATGCTCCTTTCGGAGATGTAGCAAATAAACACGGAATACTCCTCGCAAAATATCTTTCAGGGGAAAATATTCATTGGAAAGGACTTTTAAGATCCTACGCCACTTCATTTTATGATATAAAATTGGCACAGACAGGATTATCGTATAATGAAGCTTTAAATTTAGGATATAATGCTGAAAAAATAGATATGAAAGCAATGTATAAAAATTCAGGATTTGAAGACTCGGTTCCCGGTCTGACCGAAATAGTCTATGATAAAGATAAAAAAGTGATATTAGGCGGAACAATGGTAGGAAAAGAAGCAGTTGCACAGTTCATAGATCAGATAGCTATTGTTATAACTCTAGAAACACCTATTGAGAAATTTATAGACATTGACTTTGCATACTCTCCTACTAATGCCAGTGTATGGAATCCTTTACTTGTAACTTACAGAAAAGTCATAAAATAG
- a CDS encoding PRD domain-containing protein has product MKLKKNEKNILKFLAEKNIFRTADEISEKLKISTATIYRTVKLLNNSFSYDKLIFSEKGRGFKLNYDIYLTINNYGKDKNEKLPIERRNELLLKLLFKSPIKIKQEILFKDCYLGEASINKDISIMKQELKEHGITFFKKDGYIWIEGNEKAIRKLTGKIINNLNFINIDKAYNSEDKRDFDIDFVLRQMEYIEQELNINISYPYNINIFSHIYILINRFRKGKIQTDFELKKIKEENYPNKLVLSISKKVINRLSGYLNTQFPEIEVEYLYQYLISSSIYEENSENEVTETETIKIIKFFIKEMGKNSRLQFNSKELEKDLLSHFKPMLQRLKNGIDIKNDLLHEIKTEYKVIYNYTLEVSKKISAEFNLSFISQEEAAFITLYFVKNLKEINTEKNVIIICSSGIGTSKLLKAKVKKTLPDINVVAVLSYRNYLKNKEKYSDIDFILTTVKLKQEINVPYLMVSAIFTENDKDRVIKMIKEIDYENRKQYKSGKSNKTELN; this is encoded by the coding sequence ATGAAATTGAAAAAAAACGAAAAAAATATTTTAAAGTTTCTGGCAGAAAAAAATATCTTCAGAACGGCAGACGAAATATCCGAAAAACTGAAAATATCTACTGCAACAATATACAGAACTGTAAAATTACTAAATAATTCTTTTTCTTATGATAAATTAATTTTTTCTGAAAAGGGTAGAGGTTTTAAGTTAAATTATGACATTTATCTGACAATAAACAATTACGGTAAAGATAAAAATGAAAAACTGCCGATTGAACGAAGAAATGAACTGCTGTTAAAACTGTTATTCAAATCACCTATAAAAATAAAACAGGAAATTTTATTTAAAGACTGTTACTTGGGAGAAGCCAGTATAAATAAAGATATTTCAATAATGAAACAGGAATTGAAAGAACACGGCATAACTTTTTTTAAAAAGGATGGCTACATATGGATAGAAGGTAACGAAAAAGCCATAAGAAAACTGACCGGAAAAATTATAAACAATCTGAATTTCATCAATATTGACAAAGCTTACAACAGTGAGGATAAAAGAGATTTTGATATTGATTTTGTATTAAGACAGATGGAATATATAGAGCAGGAATTAAATATAAATATATCTTATCCGTATAATATTAATATTTTTTCACATATTTACATACTTATAAACAGATTTAGAAAAGGAAAAATACAGACTGACTTTGAATTAAAAAAAATAAAAGAAGAAAATTATCCGAACAAACTGGTTTTATCTATCTCTAAAAAAGTAATTAACAGATTAAGCGGTTATCTGAATACGCAATTTCCTGAAATAGAAGTAGAATACCTGTATCAGTATTTAATCTCATCAAGTATTTATGAAGAAAATTCTGAAAATGAGGTAACAGAAACAGAAACGATAAAAATTATCAAATTTTTCATAAAGGAAATGGGAAAAAATTCGAGATTACAGTTTAACAGTAAAGAGCTTGAGAAGGATTTGCTGAGTCATTTCAAACCTATGCTGCAAAGGTTAAAAAACGGAATAGACATAAAAAACGATCTGCTCCACGAAATAAAAACAGAATATAAAGTTATTTACAATTATACTTTGGAAGTTTCAAAAAAAATTTCCGCAGAATTTAATTTATCATTTATTTCACAAGAGGAAGCGGCTTTTATAACTTTGTATTTCGTCAAAAATTTAAAAGAAATAAATACGGAAAAAAATGTGATAATTATCTGCTCAAGCGGTATAGGAACTTCAAAACTGTTAAAAGCAAAAGTAAAAAAGACCCTTCCTGATATAAATGTAGTAGCTGTATTATCCTACAGAAATTATCTGAAAAATAAAGAAAAATATTCTGATATAGACTTCATACTGACTACAGTAAAACTAAAACAGGAAATAAATGTGCCGTATTTAATGGTAAGTGCTATATTTACCGAAAATGACAAAGACAGAGTAATCAAAATGATAAAGGAGATAGACTATGAAAACAGAAAACAATATAAATCTGGGAAAAGTAATAAAACTGAACTTAATTAA
- a CDS encoding PTS sugar transporter subunit IIA: MKTENNINLGKVIKLNLIKSHTEAADKKDIITQLTDLLYREKCISEKESFINDVFLREEEGSTGLSQGIAIPHGKSKSVKKTSIAIATLKNQIFWEEPDEHVEVVILFAVQDKDVETTHILLLQQVAIMLADEEFIDSIKKSKTKNEIYSLFVNRKNFKED; this comes from the coding sequence ATGAAAACAGAAAACAATATAAATCTGGGAAAAGTAATAAAACTGAACTTAATTAAAAGTCATACTGAAGCTGCGGATAAAAAAGATATTATCACTCAGCTGACAGATTTATTATACCGTGAAAAATGTATATCCGAAAAAGAATCTTTTATTAATGATGTATTTCTCAGAGAAGAAGAGGGGTCTACAGGACTGAGCCAAGGGATAGCCATACCTCATGGAAAATCCAAAAGTGTGAAAAAAACTTCTATTGCAATTGCAACATTAAAAAATCAAATTTTCTGGGAAGAACCCGACGAACATGTAGAAGTCGTAATTTTATTTGCTGTACAGGATAAAGATGTGGAAACGACACACATACTGTTATTACAGCAAGTTGCAATAATGCTCGCAGATGAAGAATTTATAGACAGCATAAAAAAATCAAAAACAAAAAATGAAATATACAGTCTTTTTGTAAACAGAAAAAATTTTAAGGAGGATTAA
- a CDS encoding ketose-bisphosphate aldolase codes for MLITGKELLTVAQKNRFAVPAFNAGSGQLFTAILESCEKLNAPFMIEIHPDELSFLRDSFIAQVREGANKTRIPVCIHLDHGASYEQVIHAIQLGFTSVMIDGSHLPFEENVAITKKITEAAHAAGVSVEGELGTIGDTGNTVEGGVTEITYTEPLKAEEFVRRTGIDSLAVAIGTAHGIYPKNIKPELRLDILEEIKKLVNIPLVLHGGSSNPDIEIVKAIEIGINKINISSDIKIVFAQKLRELLNLGNTEIREPNVLFPPCMEETKKVAEHKITLFKSDNKAKLYFK; via the coding sequence ATGTTAATAACAGGAAAAGAGCTACTAACCGTAGCACAAAAAAACAGATTTGCGGTACCTGCATTTAATGCCGGTTCAGGACAGCTTTTCACCGCAATACTGGAAAGCTGTGAAAAGTTAAATGCACCGTTTATGATTGAAATTCATCCTGATGAACTATCATTTTTAAGAGACAGCTTTATAGCTCAAGTCAGGGAAGGAGCAAATAAAACCCGTATTCCTGTCTGCATACATCTGGATCACGGAGCCTCTTATGAGCAGGTGATACATGCAATACAGCTGGGATTTACATCAGTTATGATAGACGGTTCACACCTACCTTTTGAAGAAAATGTGGCAATCACAAAGAAAATAACTGAAGCGGCCCATGCAGCAGGAGTATCCGTCGAAGGAGAATTGGGAACAATCGGAGATACAGGAAACACAGTTGAAGGAGGAGTAACTGAAATCACATATACCGAACCTCTGAAAGCTGAAGAATTCGTAAGAAGAACAGGAATAGACTCACTGGCAGTTGCCATAGGAACAGCTCACGGAATATATCCTAAAAATATAAAACCTGAGTTAAGATTGGATATATTGGAAGAAATAAAAAAACTGGTAAATATACCTTTGGTTCTTCATGGAGGCTCAAGCAATCCCGATATTGAAATTGTAAAAGCTATTGAAATAGGAATCAATAAAATAAATATATCCAGTGATATTAAAATCGTATTTGCACAGAAATTAAGGGAATTACTGAACTTAGGAAATACAGAAATAAGAGAACCGAATGTTTTATTCCCTCCTTGTATGGAGGAAACAAAAAAAGTTGCCGAACATAAAATAACTCTTTTTAAGTCAGACAATAAAGCAAAATTATATTTTAAATAA
- a CDS encoding PTS fructose transporter subunit IIB, which yields MNIVGIAACTAGIAHTYIAKEKLINAAKKKGHHIRIETQGLAGTQGELPKSEIEKADIVIIAADIKINGKERFKGKKVVEVATGIAVKSPGKLMEKLEELVNDKQ from the coding sequence ATGAATATAGTCGGTATAGCAGCATGTACAGCCGGTATAGCACATACATATATTGCTAAGGAAAAACTGATAAATGCAGCTAAGAAAAAAGGACATCATATCCGGATTGAAACTCAGGGACTGGCAGGAACACAGGGCGAATTACCCAAAAGTGAAATTGAAAAAGCTGATATAGTCATTATAGCTGCGGATATTAAAATAAACGGCAAAGAGAGATTTAAAGGTAAAAAAGTAGTTGAAGTAGCTACAGGAATAGCAGTTAAGTCTCCGGGTAAATTAATGGAAAAGTTGGAGGAACTGGTAAACGATAAACAATAA
- a CDS encoding PTS fructose transporter subunit IIC codes for MKKIEIKKHLMTAISFFLPIVVASGFLLAIGNMMGGKSIKSFVDEFTFADTMTTMGGYGLGLLPMIVSTAIAYSIADKPGIAPGLIIGMVASGINSGFLGGLIGGYLAGYTVLIIVKYIKVPDWMQGLMPTLVIPFISSFIAGLIMYYIIGTPINWFSSLITGYLSGLDSSSLFIYGASIGILASIDYGGAINKVVFAFVFALFSEGIYEPITVLILASMTTPFGLTLAYFIGKIINKNVFNKQEIETLKTAFPMGVCQITEGCFPIVLNDLVKNVIATGIGGAVGGGFSMLWGADSHIPASGMFALFTMTKPWAFIGALFLGSLANAIAILILKPKTDPDSIPVIEEKEEKDISWDSLKIN; via the coding sequence ATGAAAAAAATTGAAATTAAAAAGCATTTAATGACAGCAATCTCATTTTTCTTACCAATTGTTGTTGCTTCGGGATTTTTACTCGCAATCGGAAACATGATGGGAGGAAAATCAATTAAAAGTTTTGTAGACGAATTTACATTTGCAGATACTATGACAACAATGGGAGGTTACGGATTAGGCTTGCTTCCTATGATTGTATCAACAGCAATCGCTTACTCTATTGCAGATAAACCGGGTATTGCTCCGGGACTGATAATAGGCATGGTTGCCTCAGGAATTAATTCAGGATTTTTAGGCGGACTTATAGGTGGATATTTAGCAGGATACACAGTACTGATAATTGTTAAGTATATAAAAGTTCCCGACTGGATGCAGGGACTGATGCCGACATTGGTAATACCTTTTATCAGCTCATTTATCGCGGGATTAATAATGTACTATATAATCGGAACTCCTATTAACTGGTTTTCATCATTAATTACAGGCTATCTGTCCGGTCTTGACTCTTCCTCACTCTTTATTTACGGAGCAAGCATAGGCATTCTCGCTTCAATAGATTACGGAGGAGCAATTAATAAAGTTGTATTTGCTTTTGTATTTGCATTATTTTCAGAAGGGATATATGAACCTATAACTGTTCTTATTTTAGCTTCAATGACAACTCCTTTCGGATTGACTTTAGCATACTTTATAGGAAAAATAATTAATAAAAATGTATTTAATAAACAGGAAATAGAAACATTGAAAACAGCTTTTCCTATGGGAGTGTGTCAAATAACAGAAGGTTGCTTTCCTATTGTCTTAAATGATTTAGTTAAAAATGTAATTGCCACAGGTATCGGGGGAGCAGTCGGAGGAGGTTTCAGTATGCTTTGGGGAGCTGACAGCCATATTCCCGCCTCAGGTATGTTTGCACTATTTACAATGACAAAGCCATGGGCATTTATAGGGGCTTTATTCTTAGGTTCTCTTGCAAATGCAATAGCTATATTAATTTTAAAACCTAAAACAGATCCCGATTCAATCCCTGTAATTGAAGAAAAAGAGGAAAAAGATATTTCTTGGGACAGTTTAAAAATAAATTAG